Proteins from a genomic interval of Lycium ferocissimum isolate CSIRO_LF1 chromosome 2, AGI_CSIRO_Lferr_CH_V1, whole genome shotgun sequence:
- the LOC132038743 gene encoding 3beta-hydroxysteroid-dehydrogenase/decarboxylase-like: MGQEKWCVVTGGRGFAARHLVEMLIHYEIYHVRIADLGPTIKLEPSEEKGTLGKALQSGRAVYVSMDLLNKSQVLKACDGAEVVFHMAAPDSSINSYKLHYSVNVEGTQNVIDACVELRVKRLIYTSSPSVVFDGINGILNGDESLPYPAKHNDSYSATKAEGEALVLKSNGTKGLLTCCIRPSSIFGPGDRLLVPSLVAAARAGKSKFIIGDGNNMYDFTYVENVAHAHVCAERALASGGASAEKAAGNAYFITNMESIKFWEFVSLVLEGLGYDRPSIKIPASVMMPIAHLVELTYKLLAPYGMKVPQLTPSRIRLLSRSRTFSCSKASDRLGYSPIVPLQEGLRRTIESYPHLRSEHGSGKEGPSRSSGSLCKLFFLMVVFSLLILSFLGIISPWSSFVIGILAAFVVFIIYDKRKTN, translated from the exons ATGGGACAAGAGAAATGGTGTGTGGTGACAGGTGGAAGAGGCTTTGCTGCTCGGCATTTAGTGGAAATGCTGATCCACTATGAAATATATCATGTTCGTATTGCTGATTTGGGTCCTACCATTAAACTTGAGCCTTCTGAAGAAAAGGGTACTCTTGGAAAAGCCTTGCAATCTGGTCGTGCTGTATATGTATCCATGGATCTTCTTAACAAGTCTCAAGTCCTCAAAG CTTGTGACGGAGCTGAAGTTGTCTTCCACATGGCAGCTCCAGATTCATCAATCAATAGCTACAAACTCCACTATTCAGTTAATGTGGAAG GAACCCAGAATGTAATTGATGCTTGCGTTGAGCTAAGAGTGAAAAGACTTATTTACACCAGCTCTCCCAGTGTGGTGTTTGATGGAATTAACGGAATTCTAAATGGGGATGAATCACTGCCATATCCTGCTAAG CATAATGATTCCTACTCTGCAACTAAAGCTGAAGGAGAGGCACTTGTTCTCAAGTCAAATGGTACTAAAGGGCTGCTGACATGCTGCATTAGACCTAGCAGTATTTTTGGCCCTGGTGATAGGTTGCTCGTCCCTTCACTAGTCGCAGCTGCAAGGGCTGGCAAATCTAAG TTCATTATTGGTGATGGCAATAACATGTATGATTTCACTTACGTGGAGAATGTGGCACATGCTCATGTGTGTGCAGAACGAGCTCTAGCATCAGGAGGAGCAAGTGCAGAGAAAGCTGCTGGGAAC GCATATTTCATCACGAACATGGAGTCCATTAAGTTTTGGGAGTTTGTCTCGCTTGTTCTTGAAGGTCTTGGCTATGACAG GCCAAGCATTAAGATTCCTGCATCTGTTATGATGCCAATTGCACATTTGGTGGAGCTGACTTATAAGCTGTTAGCTCCTTATGGAATGAAGGTCCCACAGTTGACTCCTTCAAGAATCAGACTCCTCTCTCGCAGCAGAACATTTAGTTGTTCAAAAGCAAGTGATCGACTAGGATACTCACCTATCGTCCCACTTCAG GAGGGCCTAAGGAGGACAATTGAATCCTATCCACATCTGAGATCTGAACATGGGTCGGGAAAGGAAGGTCCTTCTAGATCGTCTGGATCTCTTTGTAAACTGTTCTTCCTCATG GTGGTTTTCTCTCTATTGATTCTAAGCTTCCTCGGCATCATTTCGCCATGGAGTTCGTTTGTCATAG GAATCCTAGCTGCCTTTGTTGTGTTCATTATATATGACAAAAGGAAGACAAATTAG
- the LOC132038785 gene encoding UDP-glycosyltransferase 43-like gives MKRAKVVFISTPALGNLVPSIEFAKLLTQTNKNLSATILLINIPQRPLIQSYIDSLTTTTATGNIHFLPLPEADQPSPDQFETSIGFLSLLIQNHTSQVKDALINLISDSGSGQVVGFFIDMFCTSFIDVANELNIPCYLYFASPATFLSFMLHLPTLDAQVSTNTAFKDSANDFNILGFSNPFPVKSFPSFMLNRHIDGYFWFRHHARRYKETKGIVVNTFQELEPYCLNSLVHAANDVVPPIYPIGPVVDHIGPAQWHQDSWGHENVMKWLDNQEPSSVVFLSFGSMGSLKGSQVIEIAKGLEKSGHPFLWAIRQAPKDKRELPNDFTNLEEILPCGFLESTKGKGLVCGLVPQVTILAHKAIGGFVSHCGWNSILESLYYGVPIGTWPIYAEQHLNAFELVKELNLAVEITMYYRDGTTLVSSEEVANGVKKLMDGEVRQRFKKMSEKCKEVWKENGSSSNFLGGLIDELMAGI, from the coding sequence ATGAAAAGAGCTAAGGTAGTGTTCATTTCAACACCAGCACTAGGCAACCTTGTTCCAAGTATTGAGTTTGCTAAACTCTTgactcaaacaaacaaaaacctATCAGCCACCATACTCTTAATTAACATCCCTCAAAGGCCACTTATCCAATCCTATATTGACTCTctcaccaccaccaccgccaCCGGAAACATCCATTTCCTCCCCCTCCCCGAGGCGGATCAACCGTCCCCCGATCAATTTGAAACCTCTATAGGCTTCTTATCACTATTGATACAAAATCACACGTCACAAGTCAAAGATGCTCTTATTaaccttatttcagactcaggCTCAGGGCAAGTTGTTGGATTCTTTATTGACATGTTTTGTACATCCtttattgatgttgctaatgAACTAAACATCCCATGTTATCTTTACTTTGCTTCACCAGCTACTTTCTTGAGCTTCATGTTACACCTCCCAActttagatgctcaagttagTACTAATACTGCGTTCAAAGATTCAGCCAATGATTTCAATATACTTGGTTTCTCCAATCCTTTCCCTGTAAAAAGCTTCCCTTCATTTATGCTAAATAGACATATAGATGGTTACTTTTGGTTCCGACATCATGCAAGAAGGTACAAAGAAACCAAGGGTATTGTTGTCAACACATTTCAAGAACTTGAACCTTATTGCTTAAATTCATTGGTACATGCTGCTAATGATGTTGTACCGCCAATTTATCCTATTGGCCCTGTAGTAGATCATATTGGACCAGCTCAATGGCATCAAGATTCTTGGGGTCATGAAAATGTAATGAAATGGCTTGACAATCAAGAACCATCATCAGTAGTATTTTTGAGTTTTGGGAGTATGGGAAGTCTCAAAGGTTCACAAGTGATAGAAATAGCAAAAGGTCTAGAAAAATCAGGGCACCCTTTTTTGTGGGCAATTAGGCAAGCACCAAAGGACAAAAGAGAACTTCCAAATGATTTTACTAACTTGGAGGAAATTTTACCTTGTGGGTTTTTAGAATCAACCAAAGGGAAAGGGCTAGTGTGTGGGTTGGTCCCTCAGGTTACAATCTTGGCTCACAAGGCTATTGGAGGATTTGTGTCACATTGTGGCTGGAATTCAATTCTTGAAAGTTTATATTATGGGGTACCAATTGGGACATGGCCTATATATGCAGAGCAACACTTGAATGCATTTGAGTTGgtgaaagagttgaatttggcTGTGGAAATCACAATGTATTATAGAGATGGCACCACATTGGTTTCATCAGAGGAAGTGGCAAATGGGGTTAAAAAATTAATGGATGGTGAGGTGAGACAAAGGTTTaagaaaatgagtgaaaagTGCAAGgaagtttggaaggaaaatggCTCATCTTCTAATTTTCTTGGAGGCTTGATTGATGAATTAATGGCTGGGATTTGA
- the LOC132038817 gene encoding nucleolar complex-associated protein 2 gives MPKSSSKQNAGGHVEQLKRLSEKDPEFYQFLQEHDKELLEFDDDEDIDDDAETEMDGDEMEEDDEADEFDTEQLVHADGKEVKSATNVITSAMVDSWCSSIHENRSSGAIRSLMRAFRTACHYGDDTGEDAKSKWSTMSSAVFNKIMLFVLKEMDGILRGLLKLPTSGGKKEMIKDMSNTKRWKSNNHLVKSYLGNALHVLNQMTDTEMISFTLRRLRFSSVFLAAFPVLLRKYIKVLLHFWGTGGGALPVVSFLFLRDLCIQLGSDCIDECIRGMYKAYLLNCQFMSASKLQHIQFLGNCFVELLRVDLPNAYQHAFVFIRQLAMILRDAHGSTKTKKSSQKANQSSKEAHNTKGKESFLKVYQWKYIHCLELWTAAICAYSSEPEFMPLAYPLTQIISGAARLVPTARYFPLRLRCIKMLNRIAASTNSFVPVSSLLLDMLEIKELHRPPTGGVGKAIDFRTVLRVSKLSLKTKAFQEACVFSVVEELAEHLAQWSYSVGFFELSSVPAVRLRNFCKSTNVDRFRREIKQIIREIEANSEYTNKKRMTVSFLPNDPAAASFLEDDKNAGVSPLSKYVASLRQRAQQRNDSLKESSILVGQDSSAYGSKITESDEDDDGEDNKGDAVFSSSWLPAGTPKSEESKEEKQKKKKRRKEQDDETAFDEDIVEDFVLSSDDEEGSLSEAPSDEEVSIKEKPSKAPSKKKGKTHRRKNKKRKQSNPVASAV, from the exons ATGCCCAAATCATCTTCAAAGCAAAATGCTGGAGGACATGTGGAGCAATTGAAAAGACTCTCAGAAAAG GATCCTGAGTTCTATCAATTCTTGCAAGAGCATGACAAGGAGCTCCTTGAgtttgatgatgatgaggatatTGAT GATGATGCTGAGACTGAAATGGATGGTGACGAAatggaagaagatgatgaagctGATGAATTTGACACTGAACAACTCGTTCATGCAGATGGAAAGGAGGTCAAATCGGCCACAAATGTCATCACTAGTGCAATGGTGGACTCTTGGTGCAGttcaattcatgaaaatagaAGTTCGGGGGCTATCAGGTCTCTCATGAGAGCTTTCCGCACAGCTTGTCATTATGGCGATGATACTGGTGAAGATGCTAAGTCAAAGTGGAGTACTATGTCTAGCGCTGTGTTCAACAAGATAATGTTATTTGTTCTAaaagaaatggatggaattcttcGTGGCCTGTTGAAGTTACCAACTTCTGGTGGGAAGAAGGAGATGATAAAGGATATGTCCAATACTAAGCGGTGGAAGAGCAACAACCACTTGGTGAAATCATATCTTGGGAATGCGCTACATGTTCTAAATCAGATGACTGATACAGAAATGATATCATTTACATTACGAAGACTCAGATTTTCATCTGTATTTTTGGCTGCTTTTCCAGTTCTGTTAAGGAAATATATAAAG GTTCTTCTTCATTTCTGGGGTACAGGCGGAGGTGCACTACCAGTTgtctcttttttgtttctaaGAGACCTGTGTATACAGCTTGGTTCTGATTGCATTGACGAGTGCATTAGAGGGATGTACAAAGCTTATTTGTTGAACTGCCAATTCATGAGTGCGTCAAAGCTGCAGCATATTCAATTTCTTGGTAATTGTTTCGTTGAACTACTTAGGGTGGATCTTCCCAATGCATACCAGCATGCCTTTGTTTTCATTCGGCAGTTGGCAATGATTTTAAGGGACGCTCATGGTAGTACTAAGACCAAG AAATCGTCTCAAAAGGCTAATCAATCATCCAAGGAAGCACACAATACTAAGGGCAAG GAATCATTTCTGAAGGTTTACCAGTGGAAGTATATACATTGTCTTGAGCTGTGGACTGCAGCTATCTGTGCATACAGTTCAGAACCAGAGTTTATGCCCCTGGCTTATCCGCTGACACAAATAATTTCTGGAGCAGCTCGTTTGGTTCCAACTGCTCGCTATTTTCCCCTTAGATTGCGGTGCATCAAAATGCTCAACAGAATTGCTGCCTCCACGAATTCTTTTGTTCCTGTGTCCTCACTCCTCTTAGACATGCTGGAGATAAAAGAATTGCATAGGCCTCCAACTGGGGGAGTTGGAAAAGCCATAGATTTCCGTACTGTTTTAAGG GTTAGCAAACTTTCGCTGAAAACGAAAGCATTTCAGGAAGCATGTGTGTTTTCTGTGGTTGAGGAGCTTGCTGAGCATCTTGCTCAGTGGAGCTACTCGGTTGGTTTCTTTGAGCTGTCTTCTGTCCCTGCAGTTAGGTTACGCAACTTTTGCAAGTCCACCAATGTTGATAGATTCCGTCGTGAAATAAAGCAAATCATTCGCGAG ATTGAAGCCAATTCGGAGTACACAAATAAGAAGCGCATGACGGTTTCATTTCTGCCTAATGACCCAGCTGCAGCATCTTTTCTTGAG GATGATAAGAATGCAGGGGTGAGTCCTCTATCAAAATATGTTGCCAGTCTCCGACAGAGAGCACAACAGAGAAATGATTCATTAAAGGAATCCAG TATACTTGTTGGTCAAGACTCATCCGCCTACGGGAGTAAGATAACTGAAAgcgatgaagatgatgatggcGAAGataacaaaggagatgctgtcttCAGTTCTTCTTGGCTACCTGCAGGCACTCCCAA GTCTGAGGAGTCTAAAGAGGAGAaacagaagaaaaagaagagaaggaagGAGCAAGATGATGAGACCGCTTTCGACGAAGACATAGTAGAGGATTTTGTCCTTAGTTCTGATGATGAGGAGGGTTCCTTGAGTGAAGCCCCCTCTGACGAAGAAGtaagcataaaagaaaagccATCTAAAGCGCCttcaaagaagaaaggaaaaactcATCGgaggaagaacaagaaaaggaagCAATCCAATCCAGTAGCATCTGCTGTTTGA
- the LOC132048087 gene encoding LOW QUALITY PROTEIN: acyltransferase Pun1-like (The sequence of the model RefSeq protein was modified relative to this genomic sequence to represent the inferred CDS: inserted 1 base in 1 codon), which yields MAFALLSSPSLVSVCDKSFIKPSSPTPPTLRYHKLSFIVQSLSNMYIPLAIFYPKVQQREESKESHELSHIADHLLQRSLSQTLVSYYPYAGKLRDNAIVDCNDMGAEFLSVRIKCLMSEILNHPHAAHAESIVFPKDLPWANNYEGGNLLVVQVSKFDCGGIAVSVCLSHKIGDGCSVFNFLNDWARVTRDHTTTTLFPSPRFVGDSIFSPHNYGPLIDPQIVFDVTECVQKRFIFPTTKLDALRAKVAADSGVEKPTRAEIVSALLFKCAIKAESSTSMGPSKLVHFLNIRTMIKPCLPRSAIGNLLSVFSTTATNKKXLELPMLVRNLRKEVEFAYKKDQISQNELILEVVESMRKGKIPFENKDGNCTIYICSNLCRFPLYSVDFGWGRPERVSLPNGPGKNMFFLKDYQIGKGVEARVMLQKQQMSKFECDEELLEFIS from the exons ATGGCTTTTGCATTATTGTCATCACCATCACTTGTTTCCGTTTGTGACAAATCTTTTATTAAACCTTCCTCTCCCACCCCTCCTACTCTTAGATACCACAAGCTATCTTTCATCGTTCAGTCCCTCAGTAATATGTATATTCCTTTGGCCATTTTTTACCCTAAAGTACAGCAAAGAGAAGAGTCAAAAGAATCTCATGAACTTTCCCATATAGCTGATCACTTGTTGCAAAGATCTCTATCTCAAACTCTAGTCTCTTACTATCCTTACGCAggaaaattaagagataatgCTATTGTTGATTGTAACGATATGGGAGCTGAGTTTTTGAGTGTTCGAATAAAATGTCTCATGTCTGAAATCCTTAATCATCCTCATGCAGCTCATGCAGAGAGTATAGTTTTTCCCAAGGACTTGCCTTGGGCGAATAATTATGAAGGTGGCAATTTACTTGTGGTGCAAGTAAGTAAGTTTGATTGTGGGGGAATAGCCGTCAGTGTATGCTTATCGCACAAGATTGGTGATGGATGCTCTGTGTTTAATTTCCTTAATGATTGGGCAAGGGTCACTCGTGATCATACGACGACAACTCTATTTCCTTCTCCTAGATTTGTAGGAGATTCTATCTTCTCTCCACATAACTATGGGCCTCTAATTGATCCACAAATTGTGTTTGATGTCACTGAGTGCGTACAGAAAAGATTCATTTTTCCTACCACCAAGTTAGACGCCCTTCGAGCCAAG GTAGCAGCAGATTCAGGAGTAGAAAAACCAACACGGGCAGAAATTGTGAGTGCCCTTCTTTTCAAATGTGCAATAAAGGCAGAATCAAGTACTTCAATGGGCCCATCAAAGTTGGTTCACTTCTTAAACATACGTACTATGATCAAACCTTGTCTTCCGCGAAGTGCCATTGGAAATCTCTTGTCAGTTTTCTCCACAACAGCAACTAACAAAA GTCTTGAGTTGCCAATGTTGGTTCGTAATTTAAGGAAGGAagttgagtttgcatataagaAAGACCAAATCAGTCAAAATGAGCTCATCTTAGAAGTAGTAGAATCcatgagaaaaggaaaaatacccTTTGAAAATAAAGATGGAAattgtactatatatatttgCAGCAACCTTTGCAGATTCCCGCTATACAGTGTAGACTTTGGATGGGGGAGACCTGAAAGAGTGAGTTTACCAAATGGTCCCGGCAAGaatatgtttttcttgaaagattACCAAATTGGGAAAGGAGTGGAGGCGCGGGTGATGTTGCAGAAACAACAAATGTCTAAATTTGAGTGCGATGAGGAACTCCTTGAGTTTATTTCCTAA
- the LOC132038801 gene encoding UDP-glycosyltransferase 43-like, which yields MKRAKVVFISTPALGNLVPNIEFAKLLTQTNQNLSATILLINIPQRPLIQSYIDSLTTTIATGNIHFLPLPEADQPSPDQFENPIGFLSLLIQNHTSQVKDALIDLISDSDSGQVVGFFIDMFCTSFIDVAKELNIPCYLYFASPATFLSFMLHLPTLDAQVSTNIEFKDSANDFNILGFSNPVPVKSFPSFMLNRHIDGYSWFLHHARRYKETKGIVVNTFQELEPYCLNSLVHAANDVVPPIYPIGPVVDHIGPAQWHQDSWGHENVMKWLDNQEPSSVVFLSFGSMGSLKGSQVIEIAKGLEKSGHPFLWAIRQAPKDKRELPNDFTNLEEILPCGFLESTKGKGLVCGLVPQVTILAHKAIGGFVSHCGWNSILESLYYGVPIGTWPIYAEQHLNAFELVKELNLAVEITMYYRDGTTLVSSEEVANGVKKLMDGEVRQRFKKMSEKCKEVWKENGSSSNFLGGLIDELMAGI from the coding sequence ATGAAAAGAGCAAAGGTAGTGTTCATTTCAACACCAGCACTAGGTAACCTTGTTCCAAATATTGAGTTTGCTAAACTCTTGACTCAAACAAACCAAAACCTATCAGCCACCATACTCTTAATTAATATCCCTCAAAGGCCACTTATCCAATCCTATATTGACTCTCTCACCACCACCATCGCCACCGGAAACATCCATTTCCTCCCCCTCCCCGAGGCGGATCAACCGTCCCCCGATCAATTTGAAAACCCTATAGGCTTCTTATCACTATTGATACAAAATCACACGTCACAAGTCAAAGATGCACTTATTgaccttatttcagactcagaCTCGGGGCAAGTTGTTGGATTCTTTATTGACATGTTTTGTACATCCTTTATTGATGTTGCTAAGGAACTAAACATCCCATGTTATCTTTATTTTGCTTCACCAGCTACTTTCTTGAGCTTCATGTTACACCTCCCAActttagatgctcaagttagTACTAATATTGAGTTCAAAGATTCAGCCAATGATTTCAATATACTTGGTTTTTCCAATCCTGTCCCTGTAAAAAGCTTCCCTTCATTTATGCTAAATAGACATATAGATGGTTACTCTTGGTTCCTACATCATGCAAGAAGGTACAAAGAAACCAAGGGTATTGTTGTCAACACATTTCAAGAACTTGAACCTTATTGCTTAAATTCATTGGTACATGCTGCTAATGATGTTGTACCGCCAATTTATCCTATTGGCCCTGTAGTAGATCATATTGGACCAGCTCAATGGCATCAAGATTCTTGGGGTCATGAAAATGTAATGAAATGGCTTGACAATCAAGAACCATCATCAGTAGTATTTTTGAGTTTTGGGAGTATGGGAAGTCTCAAAGGTTCACAAGTGATAGAAATAGCAAAAGGTCTAGAAAAATCAGGGCACCCTTTTTTGTGGGCAATTAGGCAAGCACCAAAGGACAAAAGAGAACTTCCAAATGATTTTACTAACTTAGAGGAAATTTTACCTTGTGGATTTTTAGAATCAACCAAAGGGAAAGGGCTAGTGTGTGGGTTGGTCCCACAGGTTACAATCTTGGCTCACAAGGCTATTGGAGGATTTGTGTCACATTGTGGTTGGAATTCAATTCTTGAAAGTTTATACTATGGTGTGCCAATTGGGACATGGCCTATATATGCAGAGCAACACTTGAATGCATTTGAGTTGgtgaaagagttgaatttggcTGTGGAAATCACAATGTATTATAGAGATGGCACCACATTGGTTTCATCAGAGGAAGTGGCAAATGGGGTTAAAAAATTAATGGATGGTGAGGTGAGACAAAGGTTTaagaaaatgagtgaaaagTGCAAGgaagtttggaaggaaaatggCTCATCTTCTAATTTTCTTGGAGGCTTGATTGATGAATTAATGGCTGGGATTTGA
- the LOC132038759 gene encoding proteasome subunit alpha type-4, protein MSRRYDSRTTIFSPEGRLYQVEYAMEAIGNAGSAIGILSKDGVVLVGEKKVTSKLLQTSTSSEKMYKIDDHVACAVAGIMSDANILINTARVQAQRYTFAYQEPMPVEQLVQSLCDTKQGYTQFGGLRPFGVSFLFAGWDKNYGFQLYMSDPSGNYGGWKAAAIGANNQAAQSILKQDYKDDITREEAIKLALKVLSKTMDSTSLTSEKLELSEVFLYNGKVKYRACSPDTLNKMLVDAGLTQPAAEE, encoded by the coding sequence ATGTCACGAAGGTATGATAGCCGTACAACAATTTTCTCCCCAGAAGGTCGTCTCTATCAGGTTGAGTACGCAATGGAGGCTATTGGAAATGCAGGTAGTGCTATAGGCATCTTGTCCAAGGATGGTGTGGTGCTGGTAGGTGAAAAGAAAGTAACATCCAAGCTGCTTCAGACCTCAACATCGAGTGAGAAGATGTACAAGATTGATGATCACGTGGCGTGCGCTGTAGCTGGAATTATGTCTGATGCCAACATACTGATCAACACGGCCAGGGTCCAGGCTCAGCGGTACACATTCGCTTATCAAGAACCCATGCCAGTTGAACAACTTGTTCAGTCACTATGTGACACCAAGCAAGGTTACACGCAGTTTGGTGGACTTCGCCCTTTTGGAGTTTCATTTCTCTTTGCAGGTTGGGATAAGAATTATGGCTTCCAACTTTACATGAGTGACCCAAGTGGAAATTATGGTGGTTGGAAAGCCGCAGCAATTGGAGCAAACAACCAGGCAGCTCAATCAATTCTTAAGCAGGATTACAAGGATGATATCACAAGGGAAGAGGCTATCAAACTTGCTCTTAAAGTGCTTAGTAAGACAATGGATAGCACTAGTCTCACTTCAGAGAAACTTGAACTATCTGAGGTATTTCTCTATAATGGGAAAGTCAAGTATCGAGCATGCTCTCCCGACACTCTGAACAAAATGTTGGTGGATGCTGGACTGACTCAACCTGCAGCGGAAGAGTAG